A genomic segment from Pseudoduganella chitinolytica encodes:
- the gmhB gene encoding D-glycero-beta-D-manno-heptose 1,7-bisphosphate 7-phosphatase, with protein MPQAPHPKLIVLDRDGVINHDSPDFIKSPDEWIPIPGSLEAIARLNQAGYRVVIASNQSGIARQLFDITTLNAIHAKMHRLALQVGADIDAVFFCPHAAADNCDCRKPKPGMFAEISKRYQVSLKGVPTVGDSLRDLQAGFISGCVPFLVLTGKGEKTHATGGLPPGTQVFPDLAATVQHILKQPAAPAAAAN; from the coding sequence ATGCCACAAGCACCGCATCCGAAGCTGATCGTCCTGGACCGCGACGGCGTGATCAACCACGATTCGCCGGACTTCATCAAGTCGCCCGACGAGTGGATACCCATTCCCGGGTCGCTGGAAGCGATCGCCCGCCTGAACCAGGCCGGCTACCGCGTGGTGATCGCGTCCAACCAGTCGGGCATCGCGCGCCAGCTGTTCGACATCACTACCTTGAACGCCATCCACGCCAAGATGCACCGGCTGGCGCTGCAGGTGGGGGCGGACATCGACGCGGTATTCTTCTGCCCGCACGCGGCGGCCGACAACTGCGACTGCCGCAAGCCGAAACCCGGGATGTTCGCGGAGATCTCGAAGCGCTACCAGGTCAGCCTGAAAGGCGTGCCGACGGTGGGCGACTCGCTGCGCGACCTGCAGGCAGGGTTCATCAGCGGCTGCGTGCCGTTCCTGGTCCTGACGGGCAAGGGCGAGAAAACCCATGCCACCGGCGGCCTGCCGCCCGGCACCCAGGTCTTCCCCGACCTGGCCGCCACCGTGCAGCATATTCTGAAGCAACCCGCCGCGCCTGCCGCGGCGGCCAACTGA
- a CDS encoding lysophospholipid acyltransferase family protein, which produces MRKAFLFLRSLLFTVVMALATIVWSFVCMLAAPLPYNKRYWVTSRWNVFMIWCAKVICGIRYEFKGFENFPDSPAIILSKHQSAWETIFLLANLPRPLVFVFKKEILYIPFFGWGIALLRMIPIDRKQGKNAFRMVVAHGKRRLKDGQWIIMFPEGTRIPVGQAGKYKSGGTRLAIETNAPVVPIAVNSGECWPKNSFIKYPGKITVSVGKPISPEGHTPDSMMEQVEQWIESEMRVISPHAYNAG; this is translated from the coding sequence TTGCGTAAAGCCTTCCTGTTCCTGCGTTCCCTGTTGTTTACCGTGGTGATGGCGCTTGCCACGATCGTCTGGTCCTTTGTCTGCATGCTGGCGGCGCCGCTGCCGTACAACAAGCGCTATTGGGTCACCTCGCGCTGGAACGTCTTCATGATCTGGTGCGCGAAGGTCATCTGCGGCATCCGCTACGAGTTCAAGGGCTTCGAGAATTTCCCGGACAGCCCGGCAATTATCCTGTCGAAGCACCAGTCGGCATGGGAGACGATTTTCCTGCTGGCGAACCTGCCACGGCCCCTGGTGTTCGTGTTCAAGAAGGAAATCCTGTACATCCCGTTCTTCGGCTGGGGCATCGCGTTGTTGCGGATGATCCCGATCGACCGCAAACAGGGAAAAAATGCGTTCCGGATGGTGGTCGCGCACGGCAAACGTCGCCTGAAAGACGGCCAATGGATTATCATGTTCCCGGAAGGAACCCGCATTCCGGTGGGCCAGGCCGGCAAGTACAAGAGCGGCGGCACGCGTCTCGCGATCGAGACGAACGCGCCGGTCGTACCGATCGCCGTCAACTCCGGGGAATGCTGGCCGAAGAATTCGTTTATCAAATATCCGGGCAAGATCACGGTTTCCGTTGGCAAGCCGATCTCGCCGGAAGGGCATACGCCCGACAGCATGATGGAACAGGTGGAACAGTGGATCGAATCAGAAATGCGCGTCATTTCGCCCCACGCCTACAACGCTGGCTAG
- a CDS encoding M48 family metallopeptidase, whose translation MNLLRPPVPLRRPDPVVVPPTPGLDKRQMLVGEFVLEYMLRRSSRNSIGFMIDDDGLRVTAPKRCTIADIENAIRAKRNWIMTKLDDRRQRRAARLEKPPVEWKDGARLPYLGGELTLRLYGAARNRTEFNPVTQELAMGLVPGATELLVKERVRNWYKQQAEGLFQQRLDLYAPRVGVQYAGFTLSSADTRWGSCTVQRMIRLNWKLLQFSLPLIDYVVAHELAHILEMNHSPRFWAHVGRVYPQYEEAKQLLRRRSQELPALWN comes from the coding sequence GTGAACCTGCTGCGTCCTCCGGTACCGCTGCGCCGCCCCGATCCGGTGGTGGTGCCGCCCACGCCAGGCCTGGACAAGCGCCAGATGCTGGTGGGCGAGTTCGTGCTGGAGTACATGCTGCGCCGCTCCAGCCGGAATTCCATCGGCTTCATGATCGACGACGACGGCCTGCGCGTGACGGCGCCGAAGCGCTGCACCATCGCCGATATCGAGAATGCCATCCGGGCCAAACGCAACTGGATCATGACGAAGCTGGACGACCGGCGCCAGCGCCGCGCCGCCCGGCTGGAGAAGCCGCCGGTCGAATGGAAGGACGGCGCCCGCCTGCCGTACCTGGGCGGCGAACTCACGCTGCGCCTGTATGGCGCGGCGCGCAACCGCACGGAGTTCAATCCGGTCACGCAGGAACTGGCGATGGGCCTTGTGCCGGGCGCCACCGAGCTGCTCGTGAAGGAGCGCGTGCGCAACTGGTACAAACAGCAGGCCGAGGGCCTGTTCCAGCAGCGCCTCGACCTGTACGCGCCGCGCGTGGGCGTGCAGTACGCCGGCTTCACGCTGTCGTCGGCGGACACGCGCTGGGGTTCCTGCACGGTGCAGCGCATGATCCGCCTGAACTGGAAGCTGCTGCAGTTCTCGCTGCCGTTGATCGACTACGTCGTCGCGCACGAGCTGGCGCACATCCTGGAAATGAACCACAGTCCCCGCTTCTGGGCCCACGTCGGCCGCGTCTACCCGCAGTATGAGGAAGCCAAGCAGCTGCTGCGGCGGCGCTCCCAGGAACTGCCGGCATTGTGGAACTGA
- a CDS encoding GNAT family N-acetyltransferase, whose protein sequence is MELTLAAQAIRPYRAEDFPAVAAVYDAAKLDEFQFEPTRFTLLPLAQDKERLAAFAQCDAIVYTCYGAIVGFAASSEDTLRALFVAPTCRGKGVGRSLLQAMLARLPGDVRLNVAASNHVAQAMYRGAGFEPTGTVEQAYNGLPVLYTTMSLARGQGA, encoded by the coding sequence GTGGAACTGACGTTGGCGGCGCAGGCCATCCGTCCTTATCGCGCGGAAGACTTTCCTGCCGTCGCCGCCGTCTACGACGCGGCCAAGCTGGACGAATTCCAGTTCGAACCGACCCGCTTCACGCTGCTGCCACTGGCACAGGACAAGGAGCGGCTGGCCGCGTTCGCGCAATGCGATGCGATCGTCTATACCTGCTACGGCGCCATCGTCGGCTTTGCCGCCAGCTCGGAGGATACGCTGCGGGCGCTGTTCGTCGCACCGACCTGCCGCGGCAAAGGGGTGGGCCGCAGCCTGCTGCAAGCCATGCTGGCGCGCCTGCCGGGCGACGTGCGGCTCAATGTTGCCGCCTCCAACCATGTCGCACAGGCCATGTACCGCGGTGCCGGGTTCGAGCCGACCGGCACGGTGGAGCAGGCGTACAACGGCTTGCCGGTGCTGTACACGACAATGTCGCTGGCGCGCGGCCAAGGCGCTTAA
- a CDS encoding TetR/AcrR family transcriptional regulator: MDETKRGRGRPKKLEASEALLAAGRDLLISHGLRVTVDAIVGRANVAKTTFYTYFADKEAFIEAVMLKESARTITQQECLLSEGSDLHDLRRVLVRFGIRYLAFANEHRLAAWDRVISSAYDIYPELAVRLYEAGPGRVYRMLADILREADRAGQLRIPDAALAAEELTGVWYGNTVLRINLKVRAPMTEDEIRARAERGVDLLYRLYA, translated from the coding sequence ATGGACGAAACCAAACGCGGCCGCGGCCGACCGAAGAAACTGGAGGCCAGCGAGGCGTTGCTGGCGGCCGGCAGGGACTTGCTGATCTCCCACGGGCTGCGGGTAACGGTCGATGCCATCGTCGGCAGGGCAAACGTCGCCAAGACGACGTTCTACACCTACTTCGCCGACAAGGAAGCGTTCATCGAAGCGGTCATGCTGAAGGAATCCGCCCGCACGATCACGCAGCAGGAATGCCTGCTATCCGAGGGCAGCGACCTGCACGACCTGCGCCGCGTGCTGGTACGTTTCGGCATCCGCTACCTGGCTTTCGCCAACGAGCATCGCCTGGCGGCGTGGGACCGGGTGATTTCTTCCGCATACGATATCTATCCCGAGCTGGCCGTCCGGCTGTACGAAGCGGGGCCGGGACGCGTGTATCGCATGCTGGCGGACATCCTGCGCGAGGCCGACCGCGCCGGCCAGTTGCGCATACCGGATGCGGCGCTGGCCGCCGAGGAGCTGACCGGCGTCTGGTATGGCAACACGGTGCTGCGCATCAACCTGAAAGTCCGAGCGCCGATGACCGAGGATGAAATCAGGGCGCGCGCCGAACGCGGCGTGGACCTGCTGTATCGCCTGTACGCATAG
- a CDS encoding DoxX family protein: MSIFFRILLTVLFWSAGLFGLFNVGAVVDEVRALGLPLERLVAVATIALQLGGSLLVITNFANAGWLGAMALALFTLLTIPFGHAFWTFPEPRRTAELHIALEHLTVVGGLLMAAYYLRRA, encoded by the coding sequence ATGAGCATCTTCTTCCGAATTCTTCTGACCGTGCTGTTCTGGAGCGCGGGCCTGTTCGGGCTGTTCAATGTTGGCGCCGTCGTGGACGAGGTCCGGGCCCTCGGCCTGCCGCTCGAGCGGCTGGTGGCGGTCGCGACGATCGCGCTGCAGCTGGGTGGGTCGTTATTGGTGATCACCAATTTTGCCAATGCCGGTTGGCTGGGCGCCATGGCCCTGGCGCTGTTCACGCTGCTGACGATTCCTTTCGGCCATGCGTTCTGGACCTTTCCCGAGCCCCGCCGTACGGCCGAGCTGCACATCGCCCTGGAACACCTGACGGTGGTCGGTGGCCTGCTGATGGCCGCATACTATCTGCGGCGCGCATGA
- the waaA gene encoding lipid IV(A) 3-deoxy-D-manno-octulosonic acid transferase, which produces MTRHLYTLVWWLALPLVLLRLWLRGRQEPGYRRHWNERLGLYGRRAANDEPLTIWVHAVSVGETRAAEPLVDALLRHYPRGRIVLTHMTPTGRATGKGLFGKHGARVVQSYLPYDIPALVGRFIRHFEPRICILMETEVWPNLIAEANRRKVPVVLANARLSERSLRKARKLGKFMRDAAAGIGLVAAQTEDDAARVRQLGAANVAVTGSIKFDVVVPPALVTLGTQLRGQFGLGRPVLLCASTREGEEEPILDAFQAALAAGTLPADTLLLLVPRHPQRFDAVEAMVRERALPVQRRSLLAGGNRIVPDTRVVLGDSMGEMFAYYAACDVAFIGGSLVPLGGQNLIEAAALGKPVLIGQHTFNFAQVTEDVLAAGGAARVTDGADLMTQAGRLLNDAPARTAMGQHALAFANQHRGATSRTLALLPALAE; this is translated from the coding sequence ATGACCAGGCATCTCTACACGCTGGTGTGGTGGCTGGCGCTGCCGCTGGTGCTGCTGCGCCTTTGGCTGCGCGGCCGCCAGGAGCCCGGCTACCGCCGGCACTGGAACGAGCGCCTCGGCCTGTATGGCCGGCGCGCCGCCAACGACGAGCCGCTGACGATCTGGGTGCACGCCGTCTCGGTTGGCGAGACGCGCGCGGCCGAACCGCTGGTCGACGCGCTGCTCAGGCACTATCCGCGCGGCCGCATCGTCCTGACGCACATGACCCCCACGGGCCGCGCCACCGGCAAGGGGCTGTTCGGCAAGCATGGTGCGCGCGTGGTGCAGTCCTACCTGCCGTACGACATCCCGGCGCTGGTAGGGCGCTTCATCCGCCATTTCGAACCGCGCATCTGCATCCTGATGGAGACGGAGGTGTGGCCAAACCTGATCGCCGAAGCCAACCGGCGCAAGGTGCCCGTCGTGCTGGCCAATGCGCGCCTGTCGGAACGGTCGCTGCGCAAGGCGCGCAAACTCGGCAAGTTCATGCGCGATGCGGCGGCCGGCATCGGGCTGGTGGCCGCCCAGACGGAAGACGACGCCGCCCGCGTGCGCCAGCTGGGCGCGGCGAACGTCGCCGTCACCGGTTCCATCAAATTCGACGTCGTGGTGCCGCCGGCGCTGGTCACGCTGGGTACGCAGCTGCGCGGCCAGTTCGGCTTGGGCAGGCCCGTGCTGCTGTGCGCCAGCACCCGCGAAGGCGAGGAGGAGCCGATTCTCGATGCATTCCAGGCTGCGCTGGCGGCCGGCACGCTGCCGGCGGACACGTTGCTGCTGCTGGTACCGCGCCATCCGCAGCGCTTCGATGCGGTCGAGGCGATGGTCCGTGAACGCGCACTGCCCGTGCAGCGGCGCTCGCTGCTCGCTGGGGGCAACCGCATCGTCCCCGATACCCGCGTGGTGCTGGGCGATTCGATGGGCGAAATGTTTGCCTACTATGCCGCTTGCGACGTCGCCTTCATCGGCGGCAGCCTGGTGCCGCTGGGCGGCCAGAACCTGATCGAAGCTGCGGCGCTGGGCAAGCCCGTGCTGATCGGCCAGCACACATTCAATTTCGCCCAGGTGACGGAAGACGTGCTGGCCGCGGGCGGCGCCGCCCGGGTCACCGATGGGGCGGACCTGATGACGCAGGCCGGCCGCCTGCTGAACGACGCTCCAGCCCGCACGGCCATGGGCCAGCACGCGCTGGCGTTCGCCAACCAGCATCGCGGCGCCACCTCCCGCACGCTCGCTCTGCTGCCCGCGCTTGCCGAATGA